A region of the Lachancea thermotolerans CBS 6340 chromosome E complete sequence genome:
TGAGGCACAAAAAGGCCATTCCAGAAATAGCAGAAAAATCAATCCAGTACAGAGATGCGATTACAAGGAATAAAAGCCACAGCGAAAGAAATGAATACAAGGCAGCATATGATAAGGAGATTGATCAACTCGAAAAGCATAAGACCTGGGATCTGAGCAATCCAATAGACGTACACTCGGTACCAGCAAGCAAGATAGTAAGCTCAATGTTCATTTTTACTACCAAAAGAGACGGTAGAAGGAAATGTAGATGTGTGGCGAGAGGCGATAGACAAAAACCGGGAACGTACGATCCGGATGCCGAAGCCTACACAGTTGCTCACGAGGCATTAACAATGTGCCTGGCCATCGCCTTAGAACAGGGATGGGCCATAAAACAATTGGATATAACATCCGCATACTTATACGCTCCATtaaaagaagagctctaTATTAAGGCACCGCCCCATTACGGACTAAGAGACAAGGTattcaagctcaacaagtcACTATACGGACTAAAACAATCAGGAGCTAATTGGTACGAGGTTATTAAGAAGTTCCTCACAAGCGAATGCGAATTAAAAGAGATTAAGCAATGGCCCTGTGTAATGGtgagaagaaagaaggaAGAAACCTTGGTGGTAAACCTATTTGTTGATGACATGATAGTCATGACAAGCAATGAAGAATTATATGAAGAATTATTGaacaacttgaaaagagaatttgaaacaaaagtcGTGGCAGAAGGAACCCCAGAGAACGACGGGTTCGCCAAATACGACATATTAGGATTAGAAATCGAATACAAAAGGTTTGATAGAATGTTGATTGGGATGGAGAAGACTATTATCGAGAAGCTCCCAAAATTAGATCTACCATTACAAGGCAAAAAGGAAAGATTCGTGCCAGGCCAGCCTGGACGTATACTAGATCTATCCAACAAAGAATTATTATTATCGAAAGAAGAGTTTGACAGCAAGGTTAATCATATGCAGAAGATCGTGGGACTACTGTCATACATAACCCACAAATGCAGGTTTGAAATGGCATACTATGTTAACATTCTGGCTCAGTAAACTTTGTTTCCGTGCGATGAGGTATTCGAGTTAGTACTACAATGTGTTCAGTACCTCTGGACCAACAAACATAAAAAGCTGACCTGGATTAGATCCAAAGACGATAATAACATCAGAATTGATGCCATAGCCGATGCTTCCCATGCTACCCAAGAGGAATACAAATCACAGCTCGGATATTTTTACAAGATCAACGGACATATCGTGTTTGCGAGGTCCACACGGTCAACGATAAGTTGTGTTTCCTCAACAGAAGCAGAGTTGAATGCTTTGGTCAACTCATTCCCAAAGCTAAAGAGCCTACAGCAAATCGCCACCGATTTGGGATTCAATTCCCAAGCTACAGTTTTTACCGATAGTCAAACGGTAATAGCATCGAtaacaaaaacagacaCGTCTAAGTTTCGAAACcgattttttggaagcaaaGCTTTTAGACTAAGACAAGAATATGATGCAGGCGAGTTTCAGGTCGAGTACGTAAGTACTAAAGACAACACGGCAGATATTTTAACCAAACCACTGTCCGTGAAAATATTCCAAAACTTAACTGATTCGTGGATGAAATGATTATGAATTGGCACTATGGGTGGTatgtcagattgtgatcggttcgttggtgtgtgatagtgccaagttgcataatgacacattggtatgaaatgatatggcacatggacatgTCATAATtacgacggatacccaactaAGTACCATAGAAGGTCCACATtaaccgttcatagtcgagatcataatggaaaccctagccaaggaatttgagaccctttcgaccaatgacccagactcgcccAAATAACTTCTACTTCAGGAGTTTGACAGATTGTTATTTTTGCAACGCGGGGGCCAAACTGTTTATTTCGGAGACTTAGGCGAAAGATGCCAAACTATGATCgattattttgaaaagaatggAGCGCACCAGTGTCCGAAGGATGTTAATCCCGCTGAATGGATGCTTGAAGTTATCGGTGCTGCTCCAGGCTCTCATGCTGACCAAGATTATCATGAAGTTTGGAAAGCCTCTAAAGAGTGTAAGGCAACACAGGCAGAACTGGAATGGatggaaaaagagctcgTAAAAAAGTCGCAGGACAATTTTGAACGGGGCGAgtttgcttcttctcttctaTTTCAATACTTTTTTGTAACGAAACGGTTGTTTCAGCAATATTGGCGCACGCCGTCTTATTTGTGGTCCAAAGCAATTTTGACTCTGTTTTCGCAAATATTCATTGGTttcactttcttcaaagcggACAGATCTTTACAAGGTCTGCAAAATCAAATGTTGTCTGTTTTCATGTTTACGGTGGTTTTCAACCCTACTGTGCAGCAATACCTTCCAACATACATTTCCCAAAGAGATTTGTATGAAGCAAGAGAACGGCCTTCTAAAACGTTCTCCTGGATTGCCTTCATCCTCTCACAAATAACTGTCGAGATTCCATGGAATTTCACTATTGGTACACTTGGCTTTTCCTGTTACTACTACCCTGTAAGTTTCTACAGAAACGCGTCTTTTGCTAATCAATTACACGAGAGGGGGGCTCTTATCTGGCTGTTTTGTACCGCATTTTATGTTTTTACTGGATCTATGGCCCAACTTTGCGTCGCTAGCCAGGAGGTTGCTCAATCTGCTGGTCATATAGCATCATTGttgtttgttttgtctttgtctttttgtGGCGTGATGGTTACACCCAACAACATGCCTGGATTTTGGAAATTCATGTATCGGGTCTCACCCTTGACATATTTTATTGATGGCGTGCTTTCTACAGGTATTGCAAACTCAAAAGTCGAGTGTTCGGATTATGAATTTGTTACTTTCACGCCACGTTCCGGCCAAAACTGTGGTGAATATATGGCATTATACATTGACGCTGCGGGCACGGGCTATATAAAGGACTCTGGCGCTACAGTCAAGTGTTCATTTTgtccagcttcttccacGAATGCTTTTCTAAAAATGGTGAGCTCAAATTATAGCCATAGATGGAGAAACTATGGTATATTTTTGTGTTACATTTGTTTCAATATTTTTGCATCAGTGTTTTTGTACTGGCTCGCAAGAGTTCCTAAGAGAAAGGCTGGCAGCTGATAAAGGAAACCCTGAAGCTGATAGTTAAGGTACCAAATGGGGAGCTGAGTATGCTGCACCTTTGTCATAAATATGATACCCCCTTCATAACTTTTGATTCGTTGAAATAAGTTCCTAAAACAGATATCCTCAGTTAACTAAGAAGAGAATTTCCTATTTGTAAAATTGTCGGGTTGTAATCGGATTATTGTCGTGTaatagtgccaagttgcataatgccacattggtatgaagTGATACGTTTAAGTGATGCTACTGCTGCTGATAAGTGGGGGAGTATGGTGGGTTTTCTTGTATTTATGCCCATCCTTTGGGGGGATCCTTCCATAAtgtatatttttgaaaacacccAAAACTGTGTGCTCCctgatgaagagcttgcgagAGTGTGAACATGGCGTGGCTTGTCCCTGCGTCACGtgtgtctttcttcagacACGTGCTACTCTCTCGTCACATGCTCCTGTGACCTGTCACCTGTCACCTGCTTCTCaccagtcacgtgccttgATTACTCCGAGTGCCATCCCGACTCATATTCTTACGCTTTTGGGTAGTTTGCCATTCGCCATTCgccatttgccatttgccattCCCCCCGCGTGGATTTCGTTAAGTACTGCACATTCTTGATCGCGATATGGGCTGCACAAATCATATCTATCGATAAACAATTGGCT
Encoded here:
- a CDS encoding KLTH0E17138p (some similarities with uniprot|Q04182 Saccharomyces cerevisiae YDR406W PDR15 ATP binding cassette (ABC) transporter of the plasma membrane general stress response factor implicated in cellular detoxification target of Pdr1p Pdr3p and Pdr8p transcription regulators promoter contains a PDR responsive element) — translated: MIDYFEKNGAHQCPKDVNPAEWMLEVIGAAPGSHADQDYHEVWKASKECKATQAELEWMEKELVKKSQDNFERGEFASSLLFQYFFVTKRLFQQYWRTPSYLWSKAILTLFSQIFIGFTFFKADRSLQGLQNQMLSVFMFTVVFNPTVQQYLPTYISQRDLYEARERPSKTFSWIAFILSQITVEIPWNFTIGTLGFSCYYYPVSFYRNASFANQLHERGALIWLFCTAFYVFTGSMAQLCVASQEVAQSAGHIASLLFVLSLSFCGVMVTPNNMPGFWKFMYRVSPLTYFIDGVLSTGIANSKVECSDYEFVTFTPRSGQNCGEYMALYIDAAGTGYIKDSGATVKCSFCPASSTNAFLKMVSSNYSHRWRNYGIFLCYICFNIFASVFLYWLARVPKRKAGS